The following coding sequences lie in one Phacochoerus africanus isolate WHEZ1 chromosome 12, ROS_Pafr_v1, whole genome shotgun sequence genomic window:
- the ZNF281 gene encoding zinc finger protein 281 produces the protein MKVGSAFLSGGGGGAGSGGRAEMEPSFPPGMVMFNHRLPPVASFARPAGAAAPPPQCVLAAAPAAAPAAEPPPAPAPDVTFKKEPAAPGAAFPAQRTSWGFLQSLVSIKQEKPAEPEEPPGAPHPHYGGLFAGADERAPALGGGDGGGPGVIQDLSVLHPPPAPHPRDVLLGGGGGRTDDPRGPEEPKQDAGVKKAKRPKPESQGIKAKRKPSASSKPSLVGDGEGAVLSPSQKPHICDHCSAAFRSSYHLRRHVLIHTGERPFQCSQCSMGFIQKYLLQRHEKIHSREKPFGCDQCSMKFIQKYHMERHKRTHSGEKPYKCDTCQQYFSRTDRLLKHRRTCGEAIAKGAPNSEPGSSNHSSLGSLAVLSQGNTSSSRRKAKSKSLAIENKEPKTGKANESPISNSISMQNYSVEMPTVSSSGGVIGSGIDELQKRVPKLIFKKGSRKSTDKNYLNFVSPLPDLVGQKSLSGKPSGSLGIVSNSSVETIGLLQSTSGKQGQIGSNYDDAMQFSKKRRYLPTASSNSAFSVNVGHMVSQQSVIQSAGVGVLDSEAPLSLIDSSALNAEIKACHDKSGIPDEVLQSILDQYSSKSESQKEDPFSITEPRVDLHTSGDHSELVQEDNLSPGTQTPSSDKASMLQEYSKYLQQAFEKSTNAGFTLGHGFQFVSLSSPLHNHSLFPEKQIYTTSPLECGFGQSVTSVLPSSLPKPPFGMLFGSQPGLYLSALDATHQQLTPSQELDDLIDSQKNLETSSAFQASSQKLTSQKEQQKNLESSAGFQIPSQELASQIDPQKDVEPRTTYQIENFAQAFGSQFKSGSRVPMTFITNSNGEVDHRARTSVSDFSGYTNMMSDVSEPCSTRVKTPTSQSYR, from the coding sequence ATGAAAGTCGGCAGCGCGTTCctgagcggcggcggcggcggcgcgggcagCGGCGGGCGGGCGGAGATGGAGCCCAGCTTCCCGCCGGGCATGGTGATGTTCAACCACCGGCTGCCCCCGGTCGCCAGCTTCGCGCGGCCGGCGGGCgcggccgcccctcccccgcAGTGCGTGTTGGCCGCCGCCCCGGCCGCGGCCCCGGCCGCCGAGCCCCCCCCGGCGCCCGCCCCGGACGTGACTTTCAAGAAGGAGCCGGCGGCGCCCGGCGCGGCCTTCCCGGCGCAGAGGACCTCCTGGGGCTTCCTGCAGTCGCTGGTCAGCATCAAGCAGGAGAAGCCGGCCGAGCCCGAGGAGCCGCCGGGCGCCCCGCACCCGCACTACGGGGGGCTGTTCGCCGGGGCCGACGAGCGGGCGCCGGCGCTGGGCGGCGGGGACGGGGGCGGCCCCGGCGTCATCCAGGACCTCAGCGTCCTGCACCCGCCGCCCGCCCCGCACCCGCGCGACGTGCTGCTGGGCGGTGGCGGCGGCCGGACCGACGACCCCCGCGGGCCCGAGGAGCCCAAGCAGGACGCGGGCGTGAAGAAGGCGAAGAGGCCAAAGCCAGAATCTCAGGGAATCAAAGCCAAGAGGAAGCCGAGCGCATCTTCCAAGCCGTCGCTGGTTGGAGACGGAGAAGGCGCCGTCCTGTCCCCCAGTCAGAAACCTCACATCTGCGACCACTGCAGCGCTGCTTTCCGGAGCTCCTACCACCTGCGGAGGCACGTCCTCATCCATACCGGGGAGCGGCCCTTCCAGTGCAGCCAGTGCAGCATGGGCTTCATCCAGAAGTACCTGCTGCAGAGGCACGAGAAGATCCACAGCCGCGAGAAGCCCTTCGGGTGTGACCAGTGCAGCATGAAGTTCATCCAGAAGTACCATATGGAGAGACACAAGCGGACGCATAGTGGAGAAAAGCCATATAAATGTGACACTTGCCAGCAGTATTTTTCACGGACTGATAGACTGTTGAAGCACAGGCGCACGTGTGGTGAAGCCATAGCGAAAGGGGCCCCCAATTCCGAACCTGGGTCATCAAACCATAGCAGCCTGGGAAGTCTGGCTGTGTTGTCTCAGGGAAATACAAGTTCTTCAAGGAGAAAAGCGAAGTCCAAGAGCCTCGCCATTGAAAACAAGGAACCCAAGACCGGGAAAGCAAATGAGTCGCCAATCTCAAACAGTATAAGCATGCAGAACTACTCAGTAGAAATGCCTACTGTGTCTTCCAGCGGAGGTGTCATTGGCTCCGGCATCGACGAGCTGCAGAAGAGGGTGCCAAAACTGATCTTTAAGAAAGGGAGCCGAAAGAGCACCGATAAAAACTACCTGAACTTCGTGTCGCCGCTCCCAGACCTCGTTGGGCAGAAGTCCCTGTCTGGGAAACCCAGTGGCTCCCTTGGCATAGTGTCCAACAGTAGTGTGGAGACCATTGGTCTTCTGCAAAGTACCAGTGGCAAACAAGGTCAAATAGGCAGTAATTACGATGATGCCATGCAGTTCTCAAAGAAAAGAAGATACCTGCCAACTGCCAGCAGCAACAGTGCCTTTTCCGTGAACGTGGGACACATGGTCTCCCAGCAGTCCGTCATCCAGTCCGCGGGTGTCGGCGTTTTGGACAGTGAGGCCCCGTTGTCCCTCATTGACTCCTCAGCTCTGAACGCGGAGATCAAGGCTTGCCACGACAAGTCGGGGATTCCTGATGAGGTTTTGCAGAGTATTTTGGATCAGTACTCCAGCAAGTCAGAGAGCCAGAAGGAGGACCCCTTCAGCATAACAGAACCCCGGGTGGATTTACACACCTCAGGAGATCACTCGGAGCTGGTTCAAGAAGACAATTTGAGTCCCGGCACCCAGACTCCTTCCAGTGATAAGGCAAGCATGTTACAAGAATACTCCAAATACCTCCAGCAGGCTTTTGAAAAATCCACGAATGCAGGTTTTACTCTGGGACACGGTTTCCAGTTTGTCAGTCTGTCCTCACCTCTCCACAACCACAGTTTATTTCCAGaaaaacagatatacactacGTCTCCTTTGGAATGTGGTTTCGGCCAGTCTGTTACCTCAGTGTTGCCATCTTCATTGCCAAAGCCTCCTTTTGGGATGTTGTTTGGATCTCAGCCAGGTCTTTATTTATCTGCTTTGGATGCCACTCATCAGCAGTTGACACCTTCCCAGGAGCTGGATGATCTGATCGATTCTCAGAAGAATTTAGAGACTTCATCCGCCTTCCAGGCCTCATCTCAGAAACTGACTAGCCAGAAGGAACAGCAGAAAAACTTAGAGTCCTCAGCAGGCTTTCAGATTCCATCTCAGGAGTTAGCTAGCCAGATAGATCCTCAGAAAGACGTAGAGCCTAGAACAACGTACCAGATTGAGAACTTCGCACAAGCGTTTGGTTCTCAGTTCAAGTCGGGCAGCAGGGTGCCAATGACTTTTATCACTAACTCTAATGGAGAAGTGGACCATAGAGCAAGGACTTCAGTGTCAGATTTCTCAGGGTATACAAATATGATGTCTGATGTTAGTGAGCCATGTAGTACCAGAGTAAAGACACCCACCAGCCAGAGTTACAGGTAA